A genomic stretch from Natronogracilivirga saccharolytica includes:
- the cobA gene encoding uroporphyrinogen-III C-methyltransferase yields MSKQNHNISSGMVFLVGAGPGDPELITLKGMRMIQSADVIVSDRLVNPLLLEHARADVRHIRAGKNPGKPSVSQLDINRTLIREAEAGNTVVRLKGGDPFIFGRGGEECLELAEAGIPFEVVPGISSVTGATAYAGIPLTMRNLATGFTVISGHLHSDSRNYNWQVLASTSTLVILMGMRNLSGIIRNLIAEGKPAGTPVALIRWGTTRQQDTITGTLADIPEKASGMEPPVTIVIGDVVRHHETLKWFEPEHSQAALALV; encoded by the coding sequence ATGTCGAAACAGAACCATAACATCTCATCGGGAATGGTCTTCCTGGTCGGGGCCGGACCGGGAGATCCCGAGCTCATCACGCTGAAAGGCATGCGGATGATACAATCGGCCGATGTCATTGTAAGCGACCGCCTGGTCAACCCGCTGCTGCTGGAGCATGCCCGGGCTGATGTGCGCCACATCCGGGCCGGCAAAAATCCCGGAAAACCGTCCGTCAGTCAGCTTGATATCAACCGGACACTGATCCGTGAGGCGGAGGCGGGGAATACCGTAGTGCGCCTGAAAGGCGGTGATCCTTTTATTTTCGGTCGTGGCGGCGAAGAATGCCTCGAACTGGCGGAAGCAGGTATCCCCTTTGAAGTGGTACCGGGCATCAGCAGCGTGACCGGGGCAACCGCGTATGCAGGAATCCCGCTTACCATGCGGAATCTGGCTACCGGCTTCACTGTCATAAGCGGACACCTGCACTCTGACAGCCGTAATTACAACTGGCAGGTCCTGGCATCCACCTCCACGCTGGTAATCCTGATGGGTATGCGAAATCTTTCCGGTATTATCCGCAATCTCATCGCCGAAGGCAAGCCTGCAGGCACACCGGTGGCTCTGATCCGATGGGGTACCACCCGGCAGCAAGATACCATCACCGGCACACTTGCCGATATTCCCGAGAAGGCTTCCGGTATGGAACCACCCGTCACCATCGTCATAGGTGATGTAGTGCGGCATCACGAAACCCTGAAGTGGTTTGAACCCGAACACTCACAAGCAGCCCTCGCACTGGTATGA
- a CDS encoding gamma-glutamyltransferase family protein, whose translation MSDGKGVVAAGHDLTIRAAGEILKSGGNAFDAVVAGHLAACVTEPVLSSAGGGGFLLTQTSGGSQMLYDFFTQTPLRHRNPEEIEFYPISADFGETMQEFHIGMGAFATPGTVKGLFAVHRDLCSMPMKRLAEPAIEMARKGVVMNHFQSYIIDIVSPVFRASEEALRVYGKPGENREKGSNGKPGIGSETHEAVGLKDKGASENKAKLVEEGDVLFQPELADFLEELAAEGDDFFYCGEVAQSIARLSRDLGGQVTAEDLENYEVFRRRPLEVAYRNSRLAINPAPSSGGTLIAFALKLMEEVDMAGMPYGSPGHLLHLARVQQLTDMARLDRLADRNLPDAGFLDPDYLRRFQDQIRNYARKYGGTTHISIMDSDGNTAALTTSNGEGCGRILPGSGVMLNNMLGEEDLHPDGFHKWPENTRITSMMAPAILNRPDGSVIALGSGGSNRIRTAILQVLLNIIDHGMSVEDAVTRPRIHCEKDFLSVEYGFDRDVLARVVKEWPDHKLWSGSNLFFGGTHSVMYGPSGFHGAGDPRRGGSARLF comes from the coding sequence ATGAGTGACGGCAAGGGTGTAGTTGCGGCAGGACACGACCTGACCATCCGGGCGGCCGGAGAAATATTGAAAAGCGGCGGAAATGCGTTTGATGCTGTTGTTGCCGGGCACCTGGCAGCTTGCGTAACCGAGCCGGTGTTGTCATCTGCCGGCGGGGGCGGTTTCCTGCTTACACAGACATCCGGCGGAAGCCAGATGCTGTACGATTTTTTCACGCAGACGCCTCTCAGGCACAGGAATCCGGAAGAAATCGAATTTTATCCGATTTCGGCGGATTTCGGGGAGACCATGCAGGAGTTTCATATCGGGATGGGCGCCTTTGCCACTCCGGGAACGGTGAAAGGCCTGTTTGCGGTGCACCGGGATCTGTGTTCGATGCCGATGAAACGGCTTGCCGAGCCTGCGATTGAAATGGCCAGGAAGGGCGTGGTCATGAATCATTTCCAGTCGTATATCATCGATATTGTCAGTCCGGTGTTCCGGGCTTCGGAGGAAGCACTTCGGGTTTACGGCAAGCCCGGGGAAAACAGGGAAAAGGGAAGTAACGGAAAACCCGGCATTGGTAGTGAGACGCATGAGGCGGTCGGGCTGAAAGATAAAGGAGCTTCTGAAAATAAGGCTAAACTGGTTGAAGAAGGTGATGTGCTCTTTCAACCCGAGCTTGCCGATTTTCTGGAAGAGTTGGCGGCTGAAGGGGATGACTTTTTCTACTGTGGCGAGGTGGCTCAGAGTATCGCCCGTCTGAGCAGAGATCTCGGGGGACAGGTAACCGCTGAGGATCTCGAAAATTATGAAGTTTTCCGGCGCCGACCGCTTGAAGTCGCTTACAGGAACAGCCGGCTGGCGATCAATCCGGCACCGAGTTCCGGCGGGACGTTAATTGCCTTTGCTCTCAAGCTTATGGAAGAGGTGGATATGGCGGGAATGCCATACGGGTCGCCGGGGCACCTGCTTCATCTTGCCAGGGTGCAGCAACTGACCGATATGGCGCGGCTGGACAGGCTTGCAGACCGGAATCTGCCTGATGCCGGTTTCCTGGATCCCGATTACCTGCGCCGCTTTCAGGATCAGATCCGGAATTATGCCCGAAAATATGGCGGAACCACACATATCAGTATTATGGACAGCGACGGGAACACGGCAGCCCTGACCACGAGCAACGGGGAGGGATGCGGCCGGATATTGCCGGGATCCGGTGTCATGCTGAACAACATGCTGGGCGAGGAGGATCTGCATCCGGACGGATTTCACAAATGGCCGGAAAATACGCGCATTACCTCCATGATGGCCCCGGCGATACTCAATCGTCCCGACGGATCGGTCATTGCGCTTGGCTCAGGAGGTTCCAACAGAATACGAACCGCAATTTTGCAGGTCCTGCTGAACATCATTGATCACGGAATGTCAGTCGAAGACGCGGTAACCAGACCGCGCATACACTGTGAGAAAGATTTTCTGTCGGTGGAATACGGATTTGACCGGGATGTGCTTGCCCGCGTCGTAAAGGAGTGGCCTGATCACAAGCTGTGGAGCGGATCGAATCTGTTTTTCGGGGGGACTCATTCCGTGATGTATGGCCCGTCCGGGTTTCACGGGGCCGGCGACCCGAGGAGAGGCGGATCGGCACGGCTGTTTTAG
- a CDS encoding SLC13 family permease codes for MPESLEYKSIWTILVISALLVLLLQGRYRTEHLFLSALLALLVPGVIKPSDAMAGFTHTVVITVGALFAVAAGVRKSGLLSSLEDILMREKSGIGGMLFRIMTTTSFFSSFLNNTPVVAILTPQLKDWAEKRGISVSKLLIPLSYAAITGGMITLVGTSTNLIVSGMLLERGAAPFHFFQLVWIALPATLLIILWFAVIGHRFLPDRPAPAAAWPAGASAPSGVYAGRNAAQTFEPGVSTHWPSGVYVMGGFTASHHTFSPRETARLPPPEDDVKVKSSPAKARLTALILAMMIALPVSGILPAHISVLAAAAVMITTGILPLREVAGSVQFSVLVVIASALGIGAAIENTGLAEGIASSVIDVTSGYGFLFVLFSIYLMTNLLTELITNNAAAVLMVPIGISAAASLGIDPQAVGVIVAVAASASFLSPVGYQTNLMVMKPGGYRFTDYFKAGLPVSMILMAITLTTVTLLWM; via the coding sequence ATGCCGGAAAGTTTAGAGTATAAATCCATCTGGACCATACTGGTCATATCAGCATTATTGGTGCTGTTGCTGCAGGGACGTTACCGGACCGAGCATCTTTTTTTATCTGCATTGCTGGCACTGCTGGTTCCGGGTGTCATCAAACCATCTGATGCCATGGCCGGATTCACACATACGGTTGTCATTACGGTCGGGGCTCTTTTTGCTGTTGCTGCGGGTGTTCGGAAATCAGGGCTTTTGTCTTCGCTTGAAGACATTCTTATGAGGGAGAAAAGTGGTATTGGAGGCATGCTGTTTCGCATCATGACTACGACATCGTTCTTTTCCTCATTCCTGAACAATACACCTGTGGTAGCCATACTTACGCCACAGCTCAAGGACTGGGCGGAAAAAAGGGGAATTTCGGTTTCGAAACTGTTGATTCCGCTGTCCTATGCCGCCATTACAGGTGGTATGATCACACTGGTTGGCACGTCCACCAATCTTATCGTATCCGGGATGCTGCTGGAGCGTGGTGCGGCACCGTTTCATTTTTTCCAGCTTGTCTGGATAGCCCTTCCTGCCACTTTACTGATCATCCTTTGGTTTGCAGTTATCGGACACCGTTTTCTGCCTGACCGGCCGGCCCCGGCAGCAGCATGGCCGGCAGGCGCATCAGCGCCAAGCGGTGTCTACGCCGGAAGGAACGCAGCTCAAACGTTTGAGCCGGGTGTCAGCACGCACTGGCCCAGCGGGGTTTATGTCATGGGCGGATTCACCGCATCACATCACACGTTTTCTCCGCGAGAAACTGCCAGGCTGCCACCGCCGGAAGATGATGTGAAGGTAAAAAGCTCACCGGCAAAGGCCCGGCTGACGGCATTGATACTTGCGATGATGATAGCATTGCCGGTTTCCGGCATCCTTCCGGCTCATATTTCCGTACTGGCAGCGGCTGCTGTCATGATAACAACGGGTATCCTGCCGCTGAGGGAAGTAGCCGGTTCGGTACAGTTTTCGGTCCTGGTTGTCATAGCATCGGCCCTTGGCATCGGAGCAGCTATCGAAAACACCGGTCTTGCTGAAGGAATCGCGTCATCCGTAATCGATGTCACATCGGGTTACGGTTTTCTGTTTGTACTGTTCAGCATCTATTTGATGACCAATCTGCTTACGGAGCTGATCACCAACAATGCCGCTGCGGTACTGATGGTTCCGATCGGGATTTCGGCAGCCGCATCTCTCGGAATAGATCCGCAGGCCGTCGGTGTGATTGTGGCGGTAGCGGCATCTGCCAGCTTTTTGTCACCGGTCGGATATCAGACCAATCTGATGGTTATGAAGCCCGGCGGTTACCGGTTTACCGACTATTTCAAAGCGGGTTTGCCGGTTTCCATGATCCTCATGGCGATTACACTGACAACAGTGACACTTTTATGGATGTAA
- a CDS encoding precorrin-2 dehydrogenase/sirohydrochlorin ferrochelatase family protein — translation MSFYPVFLTRLHENKVVLLGGDEEAERKTAELISFGARVHVISSEITGQMQSWYEDGAFEWTPREYKFGDLEGAGFVVAAEYTNRVAAEAAQEAGKRNLLINVMDNIPLSNSAFGSVVCQGKLTVSFSTNGLAPALAVRLKERFQQELDDAYGEFLALSETIRPAIMETITDGEIRKKKWYDWVDSETITLLREGNREKALDVTESIWGSRIMLRSGLRKNKGFLGYLRDTFRDWLRLEKM, via the coding sequence ATGTCTTTTTACCCCGTTTTTCTGACGCGGCTGCACGAGAATAAAGTTGTGCTATTGGGCGGAGATGAAGAGGCCGAGCGCAAAACTGCCGAACTGATTTCCTTTGGAGCCCGCGTACATGTCATCAGCTCCGAAATTACAGGCCAGATGCAGAGTTGGTACGAAGATGGTGCTTTTGAATGGACGCCGAGAGAGTACAAATTTGGTGATCTTGAAGGTGCCGGTTTTGTTGTGGCGGCCGAGTATACAAACCGTGTTGCCGCTGAAGCGGCGCAGGAAGCCGGCAAGCGAAATTTGCTGATTAATGTGATGGATAATATTCCGCTGTCGAATTCGGCTTTCGGATCGGTGGTGTGTCAGGGCAAACTGACGGTTTCATTTTCAACCAACGGGCTGGCGCCGGCGCTGGCCGTCCGGCTGAAGGAACGATTTCAGCAGGAGCTGGATGATGCCTACGGGGAGTTTCTGGCACTCTCAGAGACCATTCGCCCGGCCATCATGGAAACCATCACAGACGGTGAGATCCGCAAAAAAAAATGGTATGACTGGGTCGATTCCGAAACGATAACTCTGCTTCGTGAGGGAAACCGGGAAAAAGCCCTGGATGTGACCGAATCGATCTGGGGAAGCAGGATCATGTTGCGCTCGGGGCTCAGAAAAAACAAAGGGTTTCTGGGCTATCTCCGCGATACCTTCCGGGATTGGCTGCGGTTAGAAAAAATGTAA
- a CDS encoding T9SS type A sorting domain-containing protein: protein MQMKEDQLPTSADQLADAGDVPDEFHLGNYPNPFNSSTRITFELSRQQHVTLNVYDIQGRKIHQLASGSHGSGMHSYDFRADGLSSGVYLYRLETGDKRITRKMMLLQ, encoded by the coding sequence ATGCAAATGAAAGAAGATCAGCTTCCGACGTCCGCGGATCAACTTGCGGATGCAGGCGATGTGCCCGATGAATTCCATCTCGGTAATTATCCCAATCCGTTCAACTCATCTACCAGGATCACCTTTGAGCTTTCCCGGCAGCAGCATGTCACACTGAACGTCTACGACATCCAGGGACGGAAAATACATCAGCTGGCCAGCGGATCACACGGTTCGGGGATGCACAGCTACGATTTTCGTGCCGACGGTCTTTCATCAGGGGTCTATCTTTACCGGCTTGAAACCGGTGACAAGCGAATCACCCGGAAGATGATGCTTTTGCAATAG
- the cysD gene encoding sulfate adenylyltransferase subunit CysD gives MIEEEAVFIMREVAAQFERPALMFSGGKDSIVMVHLAQKAFRPARFPFPLIHIDTGHNFEETILFRDELVERTDARLIVGSVEESIRKGRVKEETGPEASRNALQTVTLLDTLKEHNVDCALGGGRRDEEKARAKERFFSHRDAFGQWDPKNQRPELWSLFNGRKNPGEHFRVFPLSNWTEMDVWQYIASEKIPIPSIYFSHKRSVFNRRGTWLDDNRFIEKYPDEKAEEKVVRFRTIGDATCTGAVLSKASSMEEIIAEVAAARVTERGNRHDDKRSEAAMEDRKKLGYF, from the coding sequence ATGATCGAAGAAGAGGCGGTGTTCATCATGCGCGAGGTTGCGGCGCAATTTGAGCGTCCCGCATTGATGTTTTCGGGTGGAAAAGACTCCATCGTGATGGTGCACCTGGCGCAAAAAGCTTTTCGTCCGGCCCGCTTCCCATTCCCGCTGATACACATTGACACCGGTCATAATTTTGAAGAGACCATCCTGTTCCGGGATGAGCTGGTCGAACGGACGGATGCACGTCTGATAGTCGGAAGTGTGGAAGAGAGTATCCGGAAGGGGCGTGTCAAGGAGGAAACCGGACCGGAAGCCAGCCGGAACGCGCTTCAGACCGTTACGCTGCTCGATACATTAAAGGAGCACAATGTGGACTGCGCCCTTGGCGGCGGCCGCCGGGATGAGGAAAAAGCCAGGGCAAAAGAACGCTTTTTCTCTCACCGGGATGCATTCGGGCAATGGGATCCCAAAAATCAGCGCCCCGAGCTCTGGAGCCTGTTCAACGGCAGGAAGAATCCGGGGGAGCATTTCCGGGTATTTCCGCTGAGCAACTGGACGGAAATGGACGTCTGGCAGTATATCGCCTCGGAAAAAATCCCGATCCCATCTATCTATTTCTCACATAAACGCAGCGTATTCAACCGCCGCGGGACATGGCTTGACGATAACCGCTTCATAGAAAAATATCCGGATGAGAAAGCCGAGGAGAAAGTGGTGCGGTTCCGGACTATCGGGGATGCAACCTGCACCGGGGCGGTACTTTCGAAGGCATCCAGCATGGAAGAGATTATTGCCGAAGTGGCTGCGGCGCGGGTTACAGAGCGGGGCAACCGGCATGACGACAAACGTTCCGAGGCTGCCATGGAAGATCGCAAGAAGCTCGGATATTTCTGA
- a CDS encoding SdiA-regulated domain-containing protein translates to MFRSFTHLHSLLTILLIIILAGCSDPVSDGYPDIQADGSGTGENAGSNSGDAGESGDDESGNDDSGDNEDGQNDDEGGSHPGNGNGNSGEDGDEGGSPDPDSFQPADILINEFMVRQENTIADPDFNQYSGWIELRNRESAPVDLGGWIIAGRDPESGTSRQYALPEGTVIPPDDLMLIWTSGEGAAAEKSIHTSFRLPQNGGLVGLYGPGWAGKPVVDTISYEHPDVSSDISIGRMHFNGEFDHPGFVLPMTAPTPGQPNRLEQLRILTSRSLDISDPSGLDVDHSGNYFWTISDDPGGSIYKIDLEGNIADELDVGGHDMEAITQHPEDLTLYVAEERLRQIVQYDTLGNELNRFDVDVEVQQENDGLEGITVNPETNHIYVVNEQNPRVLIELDLSRPEREQQVMYKPIDFRAGEEAKGLDLSGLFFDDKDGVLWVVSDEARTVFALDPGGRPLAAYHAGRVDLEGIAINRETNRMYLVSDERRELFIFAYPDTRRDLSASP, encoded by the coding sequence GTGTTTAGATCTTTTACTCATTTGCACTCTCTGCTGACAATACTGCTCATAATAATACTTGCGGGCTGCTCGGATCCCGTTTCGGACGGATATCCGGATATCCAGGCTGATGGATCCGGCACCGGTGAAAATGCCGGCAGCAACAGTGGAGATGCCGGAGAGTCAGGTGACGATGAGTCCGGGAATGATGATTCGGGAGATAACGAAGACGGGCAAAATGATGATGAGGGCGGCAGTCATCCGGGTAACGGAAACGGCAATTCCGGCGAGGATGGTGATGAAGGCGGCAGTCCCGATCCGGATTCGTTTCAACCGGCTGATATTCTGATCAACGAGTTCATGGTTCGCCAGGAAAACACCATTGCCGATCCGGATTTCAATCAGTACAGCGGCTGGATTGAGCTTCGCAACCGGGAATCCGCTCCCGTTGATCTGGGCGGCTGGATCATCGCCGGGCGTGATCCCGAATCCGGCACCAGCCGGCAGTATGCTCTGCCCGAGGGAACGGTGATTCCGCCCGATGATCTCATGCTGATCTGGACCAGCGGTGAAGGAGCGGCTGCAGAAAAATCCATTCACACTTCATTCCGTTTGCCGCAAAACGGCGGACTTGTCGGATTGTATGGCCCCGGGTGGGCCGGGAAACCGGTTGTGGATACCATATCTTACGAACATCCGGATGTAAGCTCCGATATATCCATCGGGCGCATGCATTTTAACGGTGAGTTTGACCACCCCGGCTTTGTACTTCCGATGACGGCCCCGACTCCCGGTCAGCCCAACCGGCTTGAGCAGTTGCGCATCCTTACATCCCGCAGTCTTGATATCAGCGACCCATCCGGACTGGATGTCGATCATTCCGGCAATTATTTCTGGACAATCAGCGATGATCCCGGCGGAAGCATCTACAAAATTGATCTCGAGGGGAATATCGCAGATGAGCTGGATGTGGGCGGGCATGACATGGAGGCCATCACCCAGCATCCGGAGGACCTGACCCTGTATGTCGCCGAAGAGCGGCTGCGTCAGATTGTGCAGTACGATACGCTGGGCAACGAGCTGAACCGTTTTGATGTCGATGTAGAAGTTCAGCAAGAGAATGACGGACTCGAGGGGATCACTGTCAATCCGGAGACAAACCATATTTATGTTGTGAACGAGCAGAATCCAAGGGTGCTGATTGAGCTTGACCTGTCGAGGCCGGAGAGAGAGCAGCAGGTAATGTACAAGCCCATTGACTTTCGTGCTGGTGAAGAAGCTAAGGGTCTGGACCTGTCCGGACTATTTTTCGATGACAAAGACGGGGTGCTCTGGGTGGTAAGTGATGAAGCGAGAACTGTTTTCGCACTGGATCCCGGCGGCAGGCCGCTCGCTGCTTACCATGCCGGTCGTGTGGATCTTGAAGGAATTGCGATCAACCGTGAAACAAACAGGATGTATCTGGTCAGCGATGAACGCCGGGAATTGTTTATATTCGCCTATCCGGATACCAGGCGCGACTTGTCGGCATCACCCTGA
- the cysN gene encoding sulfate adenylyltransferase subunit CysN: MDLLRFTTAGSVDDGKSTLIGRLLYDSKSIFEDQWEALETTTQSRGEERVNLALLTDGLRAEREQGITIDVAYRYFATPKRKFIIADTPGHEQYTRNMVTGASTADLAIILIDARKGVLTQSRRHAFLSSLLQIPHLVVAVNKMDLVGYREQRFDEIVRDFREFADNLDVDDITFIPMSALKGDNIVNSTDAMPWYQGPTLLHHLEHVNMGSRKNSEDFRFPVQYVIRPDQDFRGFAGRVVSGRIRAGEEVVILPSKEQTRITGVETTDGPGNAANTGESVVLQTADEIDISRGDMIVRKNNVPEIKTKFEATVSWMNKAALESGKPYVLMHTSRSTQAVIENIRYRINVDSLHREDADRLELNEIGRVTIETSTPLFFDAYKLNNATGSFILIDPADNVTVGAGMIRNTSSSALDVPEEKSPDVTWEPWNIPRVEREQRNGHSAHVIWLTGASGAGKTTIAGELERRLWEQGKRTMLLDGDQVRHGLNRDLGFSPADRKENIRRVGEVARLFFEHGDVVICSFVSPYRADRDAVRGLHPEGRFSEVYVHCAPETLQERDPKGLYRKAREGKMASLTGYDAGHEAPEGKHVISVDTDRLSAEQAVDHILKQTGII, translated from the coding sequence ATGGATCTGCTCCGTTTTACCACTGCGGGAAGCGTAGATGACGGAAAAAGCACGCTGATAGGCCGGCTGCTGTATGACAGCAAATCCATTTTCGAGGATCAGTGGGAGGCGCTGGAGACAACGACCCAAAGCCGCGGCGAGGAGCGCGTCAATCTTGCGTTGCTGACCGACGGTCTCCGGGCCGAGCGGGAGCAGGGCATCACCATCGATGTGGCCTATCGCTATTTTGCAACACCGAAGCGGAAGTTCATCATCGCCGATACACCCGGACATGAACAGTATACACGCAACATGGTGACCGGGGCATCCACAGCTGACTTGGCGATTATCCTGATCGATGCCCGCAAGGGTGTGCTTACCCAAAGCCGCAGGCATGCGTTTCTTTCGTCATTGCTGCAGATTCCCCATCTGGTAGTGGCTGTAAACAAAATGGACCTGGTGGGATACAGAGAGCAGCGGTTCGATGAGATTGTCCGTGATTTCAGGGAGTTTGCTGATAATCTGGATGTGGATGATATCACGTTCATCCCGATGTCGGCTCTGAAGGGCGACAATATTGTCAACAGTACCGATGCGATGCCTTGGTATCAGGGACCGACGCTTCTGCACCACCTTGAACATGTGAACATGGGATCGCGGAAAAATTCAGAGGACTTCCGCTTTCCGGTACAGTATGTGATCCGGCCGGATCAGGATTTCCGTGGATTTGCGGGTCGTGTGGTTTCCGGAAGAATCCGGGCGGGGGAGGAGGTGGTCATCTTGCCTTCAAAGGAACAAACACGGATAACGGGAGTTGAAACAACCGACGGGCCGGGCAATGCGGCTAATACCGGTGAATCGGTGGTGCTGCAGACTGCGGATGAAATCGACATCAGCAGGGGAGACATGATTGTCCGGAAAAACAATGTCCCCGAAATTAAAACAAAATTTGAGGCTACGGTCAGCTGGATGAACAAAGCGGCGCTGGAGTCCGGCAAGCCGTATGTGCTGATGCACACATCGCGCAGTACGCAGGCGGTCATAGAAAATATCCGGTACCGCATCAATGTGGATTCGCTGCACCGTGAGGATGCGGACCGCCTGGAGCTGAATGAGATTGGCAGGGTAACCATCGAAACTTCAACGCCGCTCTTTTTTGACGCTTACAAGCTCAATAATGCCACCGGAAGTTTTATTCTGATTGACCCCGCCGACAATGTGACTGTCGGGGCAGGAATGATACGGAACACGAGCTCATCCGCACTGGATGTGCCTGAGGAGAAAAGTCCCGATGTGACCTGGGAGCCGTGGAATATTCCGCGGGTGGAACGGGAACAGCGCAATGGCCACTCTGCACATGTGATATGGCTTACGGGGGCATCCGGGGCAGGCAAAACGACCATAGCCGGGGAACTTGAGCGGCGGTTGTGGGAGCAGGGCAAGCGTACCATGCTGCTTGACGGAGACCAGGTCCGCCACGGTTTGAACCGGGATCTCGGATTTTCTCCGGCTGACCGGAAGGAAAACATCAGGAGGGTCGGTGAGGTGGCAAGACTTTTTTTTGAGCATGGCGATGTGGTTATCTGTTCATTTGTATCGCCATATCGTGCCGACCGCGATGCCGTCAGGGGGTTGCATCCCGAAGGCCGGTTCAGTGAGGTTTATGTGCATTGTGCGCCGGAAACGCTTCAGGAGCGGGATCCGAAAGGCCTGTACCGAAAAGCCAGGGAAGGCAAAATGGCATCACTGACAGGCTATGATGCCGGCCATGAGGCGCCGGAGGGCAAGCATGTGATTTCGGTGGACACCGACAGGCTGTCAGCAGAACAGGCGGTGGATCACATCCTGAAACAGACCGGAATAATCTGA
- a CDS encoding phosphoadenylyl-sulfate reductase, with translation MISGSEIEKLNNSFEGTSPARIMKWATDTYGEDAVLSTGFGASGIVLMHQLSLVKPGATAFYLDTDLLFGETYDLIDRIRERMDIRLLRVRTNVSLEEQAREHGEKLWESRPDLCCHIRKVLPLQNFLKDKKAWFTGIRRDQSPTRKNTPVLQWDENLEVIKVSPLATWTEDEVWSYIRINELPYNELHDKGYPSIGCWPCTRAVKEGEDLRAGRWSDISKTECGIHSR, from the coding sequence ATGATTTCAGGCTCTGAAATAGAAAAACTGAACAACTCATTTGAAGGGACCTCCCCTGCTCGCATCATGAAATGGGCGACCGACACCTACGGCGAGGATGCCGTGCTTTCGACCGGTTTCGGTGCTTCCGGCATTGTGCTCATGCACCAGCTTTCACTGGTCAAACCCGGAGCAACCGCATTTTATCTGGACACCGACCTACTGTTCGGGGAGACCTATGATCTGATCGACCGGATCCGTGAACGCATGGACATCCGGCTTCTTCGTGTGCGAACCAATGTCAGCCTCGAAGAACAGGCCAGAGAGCATGGTGAAAAACTGTGGGAGTCACGGCCCGATTTGTGCTGCCACATCCGGAAAGTACTGCCGCTGCAAAATTTTCTGAAGGATAAAAAGGCGTGGTTCACCGGAATTCGCCGCGATCAGTCTCCGACCCGCAAAAACACACCCGTTCTGCAATGGGATGAAAACCTTGAAGTGATCAAAGTCAGTCCGCTAGCCACATGGACGGAGGATGAGGTCTGGTCTTACATCCGGATTAATGAACTGCCTTACAATGAGCTGCACGACAAGGGGTATCCCAGCATCGGCTGCTGGCCCTGCACACGGGCGGTCAAAGAGGGCGAGGATTTGCGCGCCGGCCGCTGGTCGGATATCTCAAAAACCGAATGCGGTATTCACTCAAGGTGA